The genome window gTATATACAGTGTGTAGGTTGTAACCTTTAGCCCTTGCTCTTTCACAGGTCCTGACCTCACAGCCTTCAGTGACCCCAGGATGGCCTTAGAAAGGCCTTTCACATCACTCCCCTCTCTTCCTGACTCTCGCTTCTCCGACCCACGGGTCCATTACCCTGGAACAGCAGCTGCCTTTACCTACACTCCCTCTCATAACCCTGTCTCCAACAGTGCGCTTGGcattaccatggcaacagccATGGCAACCACCCCAGCAGCGAGGTACCACACCTACCTGCCTCCCCCATACCCTGCAAACACTCCACACCAGGGTCAGAACGGTCCTTTCCAATCCACCTCCTCACCATATCACCTGTATTACTCCACTGCCGCCGGGTCGTACCAGTTCTCCATGATGGCTGGAGGGGGAGGAGGCAGCGATTCACGCTCCCCACCAAGGATCCTGCCACCATGCACCAATGCCTCTACAGGCTCCTCACTCCTGCACCCCTCTTTGCCCAGTCAGAATGAAGGAGTTGGTGTAGATGTGGAATCCAGCCACAGCAGCTCCCCGACAAACATGGCTGCTGCTGAAGCTGTCTGGAGACCTTATTAAACCAGTATAGTTGGGAGATTACATGACACGCAGTGGCTGTGACCTCCTGGTCATGTGATAGTTTTGTTAGCCCATAagtgcaaaacacaacaataaagaaaacCTAACAACatatcacaaaacacaacaacaaaagagaaaatacaacattttgcaaaaaactaaaacctgtaggtgcaaaacacaacaacaaaatagaaaactcaacatttgacaacaatagagaaaacataacaacatatcgtaaaacacaaagacaaagagaaaacacaagattttgcaaaaaactacaacaaaaaagtatgttgtggtttttttctgtaatgtgttttctcttgttgttgtaaaattattgatgtgtttttataattttttggaCAAAAATTGAGCTCTATTGCACAGGCCCGTAAGTTTTAGCATGTTTTGGTACAAATTATATGGatatagttccatatcatccatACTTTAAACCTGGGTTTGTAACTCATTGTTTAATCAAAGAACATTAGAACATTTCTGACTAGAAGACTTATGTTGTATGTTTTGATTTTCAAGCACAGAATAACTGGTAGTCAATAAGATGAAATAATTTTGTcagtaaatgtgaaaatttcCCACTTACACAAATTTCCCCATCAGATCAGACTGAAAATGTTACAGTGTGCTGAGGGgagttttaaacatttgcagtgAGCATTGAGGCTACTATGTGACCTATAAAATCTTATTGGAAGGTTGGTTTGGTACCATCTAGCTATTGTAGTACCTACAGTACTTACTACCTATTAGGAGTTTTGCCCTGCTGATGAGTATTTTTTTGAATCATTCACAATGTACGCCATCACATAACTAGGAGGCAGCTGGATGAATAAACTGACTACTGATAAACAGCGATGGTCGAAAGAAGCACAATAAATGAAAGTTGCACTGGCCAGCAAATAGTGCTGAGTGGACTGAATCATTAGGTTAAATAAACCTAATATCACAGTGTGACTGCAGAATTTAGCCTATGGAGAAGAGCTTGTGTGAAATGAAGGACCTAACCGTGGACATAAATGCagacaagcagtgtaaagtttGGTTTTAGACTGACAAGGTGCATCCGGCTGTACTAGAACGCTTTCACTTCGGCAACAGGACTTCATAAATGTAGTTGGTGTTGTGAATAGATGATTTACCCATGCCAGATATTGTAGTggcctgtttgtgttttatccatCTTTGTCTCTCCACCTTTTACCATTCCTTTCTTAATCTTGCTTGATATTTTTAGAAGAATGGAGGCCACCTATTGAAGTAAATAAGGAGACATATTCGCTAAGGTGATTTTTATGGTACCTGAAGCAAATCTGGACAAAAACGAGGCCTGTCCACTTAACTCAAGCTTTATTGTtactataatatatttataaaacagGTTGGATGTTCCAGGTTTTAAAATTCTCAATCATTTCCAGATGTTTTTACAATACAGAATATTGTTTTTGGAATGAAAATGCTCAAAACGAATGACAGCTTCATTACAAGatgatttattcttattttaaacTACTCATTTCTCACTgcactgaaaaaaatcattacagCATGAAGTTTTGTAAAatctgttaatttatttttacaatgccATTTTTGGTagcatttcatgtttgtttctttgtaggcgtgtgtgtgtgtgtgttcgtgtgtgagAGCATGAGCGTTACATTTACCCATGAGTCTGTGTAGTTgtaatgtatatatatgtaaataacaCTTGaatttcatcatgttttcatcacctcttcctctcactgtctctctctctctctctctctctctctctctcacctacacacacaatagttttattttaatattgttgctAGAACACATTgtgatttatataaatattcttGCGAAGAAAATACAATTGTTATCTTGTTGTTActggttgtctttttttttctctttatatgtGTATGATTGGCATCAATGCAGACCAACACCCagatgacacacaaacacacacatacagatttcATCCTTTGCTATTCCTGAGCCTGAAGGAATTTCTACAGGCAAGCAGACAAGCCCTAGCATGACTTCCCAAAAAACACAAGTTGCTAATTAAAGGGGAAGGGTATAAACTGTGAGGACACATAACAAAAACGGATCTAATGTGGCTAAATGTGCTGACAAAGTGCAAAATATTAAGGACATTGATCGAATTGTGCCATAACAGACATTATAATCACCCATAGGTTCTTATGTTTCAGGCCCAACACTTCCAGAACTCAAGATGTACAATATAAATTTCGAGAAAATgcagtataaatatatacaaaagaATGTAATAATTTGCtaatcatttgaaacctatttttgatCCTGATCAGCATCCTAGAGAAGGTTTGTTTTCCAGAAGCAAGGATCAAGCAGGATTCATTAGTCTGTGAGATAGTATTGTACgtgtatatgcatgtgtatgAGTATTTAATGCATTGACAATCTTATTTGTTATTAGAGCATAGTTCAAAACCAGCTTCTGTGATGGTATGGTGATTAATCAGTGCCTATCGCATGAGTTTGTTGAGGCACCTTGATTAGTACAGCTAGGCGCAAGATTTTGAAATACCTGAGGTGTGTTTACCCGACAAGGCTGAATTGCAGGCAAAAGTGTCAATATGCTCCAAATGAATAACAAGCTCTGAAGTGTTGTATGAAAAGGCAAAAGGGTGCTGCTGGGGCCAGCATCCTTTTGAcagacttttatccaaagcgctttacaatgttgattcccattcacccattcacacacacacacacactcacaaaccaatggcggtggctgccatgcaaggtgctcacctgacccacggggagcaacttggggttcagtgtcttgcccaaggacacttcgacatgtagccgggagcggggatccaaccactgaccctgtggtccatggtcaactgccttaccaactgagctacagccgcccaaaCTGCACAAATTGTATTCAAGATGTCGCACTAGTTTGTACAGTAAAAAAGAAGCCattgaataaaataagaaagaaaaaatatgggAATAACATTCACATTATTGGCCTCAGGAAGTTAAAGATTTCAGTGTGCTTCATTACAAACAGAACACAGTATCtataataattttttcattagtgtgatttttcctaaaaataagaataattatATATCTAGCCTCTCATACCCACAGAGAAGAGTAGGTCCCTTTTAGATAGTAGTTCATGTTGTTCTGCTTTGTGTCTCCAGCTGCCCAGAAGAAAAGATTAAATGCTGAGAAGAATTTTGCAAATTCATACTGAAAAACAGCCTTAATTTGTAGATGTTATAGAACCAtgtgaaagacaaagaagaataATTGTTATGAAAAGAATGAGATGTAGAATTTGGAAAAATCAGAGATCATAATTTGCAacaagagaaataaagaaaaagagagtaACAATCCTTTTCATCAAAGAAGCAAAGACATGACAAAGCACAATGTGATCTGGACAGACAATGGCAAAACAAGGATGATGACTATTGTGACCAGATAAAAATTGCTGACcaaagacaaatatttacagAGCAATGCTTAAGTTGTCTATTTTCTGCTGTACAAAAAAGGCACCGTTACCAACACAAGTATCAGGGTTTAAAAATGCCTAATGGCTAAACTTAGTAGGAATGTTAATTTACACATATGCCTCAAAAATAGACTTTCTCTTTATTACTTATACGATCAAGTACCACCTAAAACTAAATTTTATAGgtttaattattgtaattttactttttactttgccaTGGCTTTTCTTATTTATCTTTGACATAAAATGCAGTTTTGGAGAAAGACTGGATTCACTGCATTTTGCTGatgtaaaagtaatttaaaaatatattatacaacaacatttaaacaattaaagcatttttgatGGATCCCCCttaatccaaaaataaaaaggtataagctcattttaataaatgaaaaagatatAAGGTCCTCACAtgaattaatattttagttttcaaattGCAGATAGCTTAATAAAGGGTAAATATTGTTATGTTTTCATGGTAGGTATTTTTTCCCTTAGTCAACAACATTCCTGACAGCTTAGTGTTTGAAGAAGTGAATAATTAAAATGGCCTTGCAGGTTTAAACAGAGTAGTCAGAAAGCCTAAATTAATAGTGACCTCTACAGGCCAAATTGCAATCTGCTACCACAATGCAGTTTCGCCCCCAGAATAGAGGCTTAATTTCTTTATGGATGACTAATTTAAAGgattaaaaatactgtatgtgttttgtttaaatcttatcgAATGTGCTTTTGATTACATTTCAGGAGGCCtgcttaaaaacattaacaaccCATTGCCATTGCCTCAAACCACTGGTTTCTCTCTTCTAGACAACAGGGGGCAAGGATTGATTTCCTAACAGCAGCCATCAATTGGCTGAGGTGTGATTGATGACCCAAAGTAATGACATAAGAGGGAGAAATTAACAGGATGGCCAGAATTTACATAGCATTCTATTAATCACTGTGACAGGGGGGGCAGAGGTGGTGATAGTATGCGTGAGGGTAGTGTGGTCGGTACGTTTTCTAccaagcatttattttaaagccaaAACCTAAATTATCTGCAAATTGTAGTCATTAAAGAAAAGAGAATGAACTTAAATTTGAAGTGTTTAATTATTTCGATACATTGTTTTAGAGACGTTTGTTATAACAGAACATAACATATATAgtagtatgtgtgtatatatatatatatatatatatatatatatatatatatatatatatatatatgtgtgtgtgtgtgtgtgtgtgtgtgtgtgtgtataaagcaATTAACGAGCATTTTAGTGCATGAGATACTTACGAACTGAACCACATAGCTTACGTGAAACGCATTGGCCTATTATACTTggtgttttaaagtaaaacagacaTGCCATTTAAATTTCACATTCAACAAAgatattactttttattgtaatCGAATTTTGGTGATAAAGTGAACTTGTAACTAAAATGAGATATTTCTTTATGCCTCACATGTCAATGGTAAGTCCATCTTCCCATAACACTAAACGCAGCACAACAGCCAAACTGTACGTCAGCACGCAAGGCGCCAAATTTGTTACGTCCGGAAAGCGCTACAACAAAATATCGGCGGCGGTTcatgttttttataatttgataGTCGTatttgtgattttttattttcgtAGGCTCAATATGTCTAAGCAAGAAGGCTATTCGCCCAGCTTCAAGCGACCGGCTGAAATCATGCGTATGAGGAGGAGACGAGCCCGAAGCGACGCCGGTGTCTTTTCGAGCCCGAGCGGCCATGATTCCACTGGTTGTACCAGGCAAAGCAGCTCATCTGTGGCATGCGTTCGCCCGTTTTCCCCGGGACCGCTTTTTAACTCACAGAACCGCTCTGGAGGTGGGATAAAACGCAGAAACCCATTCGCAAGTATTGAAAACACTTTCAGTCCTAAAAAGAAATTTCTAGTTTCTAATGACAATGGGAATACCGAAGCTGCCGACAGCTCCAGGATAAAAACGTCgacagaagaggaggaggatgaggacaTGTCAACAAAGAGAGAATGTCAAGGACTTTTATCTTTCAGTGGAAGtttaaataatgcagaaaaactggAGCATCAAGATATTTCTAGCAAGGTTGGTTATAATACACAGCTTATACTTAAGCATTAAAGTCATCATCACAGAGATGATGACACAACTGTCAAAGATGACAgccgattttttttttcttttattatgttttaaatttgaaacgTACATGTACATGAAGACTTCATGATGCTAGGAAGAAAGTAAGCTTTGTTTTAAGAAGTTaaagatttttgtatttttttaattttcttttatctgcCATCTGCTGTAGAAACGTCTCAGTTTATCTGAAGATGACTCACTGtttgaggaagaggaggaagggatTAAACATCCACTAATCAaggtttgatttatttatctatttatttcaGCTCTATTGACATTTGCAGTTGTTTTCCTCGTATCCAGCAGCAATTGAGTTGAGTGGTTTAAATGCACACTGATAATGTCTTCTTCCATCTCTCTTCCCAGAGTCCTAAAGCCATAGCTCCTGCCTCCATAGTTCCTCCTGTCTGCACAGAGTATCCAGCGGACTGGAGCCTGAAGACCCGCCTCCTCTTCACGTCTCCACTCTCCCTGTCATGGGCTGAGCAACCTAAAGCACAGGAGCAAGCTCTAGGACTCAGCCAGCACTGCAGAGCTCAGTTTAGCACCCTGCCTCACAGTCTACAGgttgatttttcatttcattgttacTTGTGGTTCTACCAAATCATATTTGGTgggattgtttttaaatggcacTCAATGAATCCCCCCCCCATCTCCCCTTGCAGGATCCCAGATCCTGCTCAGAGCTTCGATGCACCTTTCAGCAGAGTCTGCTCTACTGGCAGCATCCTTCTCTGCCCTGGATCTCATTGTTTCCCAGGATCAACGCAGAGAGGAGCTTCACTGGGAAGAGCACCCCCTGGGCACAAGATACAACTTTGCAGCAGAGTCTCATGAGCGAATGGTAAAACTGGAGGTGTATAAGCTACACTAACCAAAACAACACTCTAATTCAGCCTAAAAGATGAACATAAGTTAATGCTTATCTGTGTTGCATTTCATAACTCTCTGTCCCCTCTCTTTAGGTCAATCAGTTTGTCATCACTCTACAGTCTACTGAAGGCCAGGTTATGCCCTTACTTCTACCTCTGCTCATACCAGGTAGGTGTTGATGTGTTGTTATGTTGTTAAACATGAATTTAAGAGAGTCTGCATATAGTGGAAAAGCTGTCTTGTGGAGCTTTTTTCCATGTGTAGCTCATGTCCTAGCCTTTCTTCTGCTGTTCAGTTTACAGTGTTGTTCAGGGCAGCAGGTATTGGTGGTTCTAGCAGGATCACAGCCTTGATTTCTCCTACAACCAGGGGTCTCAGAGAGGCAATGAAAGCTGAAGGTATGTCTTAATAGAGCTTGCTTCTTTCCATGCACTACTACATTTTCTGACCCTACATAAATACGTAACTACGTAAATGCTAATTTGGAGATCACATACAAACAGaggtttgtatgttttttttttttatgttttacagtaaaattgaGCATCCTCTTAATGGCCCAGCTCCATCATATCTGAAAACCTTAATTTACCATATTATCTAAGTAAACCACTTCaatttcagaatgcaggccttCTATACTTGTCGTTTCCACAGCTTCCAAACGTATACTACGGAACCAGACACCCTCTCCACTTTTAAGAATAGGCTTAAATAGTTGCTTTTTGAAAGgtttatacaaccccaattccaaaaaagctgggaagatgtgtaaaaatctcatcaatccacttttcattcaaaatacaacataaacaatatatcagatgttgaaactgagaatttATAACacttcatgaaaaatattagctcattttgaatttaatggcagcttctcaaaaaagttggaaaagtgtgatttttaccattgtgtagcatcccctcttcttttaacaactgtttatGAAtctctgatgcaggattctagctgctcaaaagtcctgttttctattggtgaaaggtctggactgcaggcaggctaGTTCGGCCCCTGGACTCTTCACCTGCAATGctatgctgttgtgatggatgcagtggttgagcattgtcttgctgaaatatgcaaagcCTTTcttgaaagagacgttgtctggatgggagtatatgttgctctaaaacctctatgtacctttcagcattgatggtgcctttccagatgtttaaGCTGCTCATGTCATAGGCACAAATGCATCCCCAtatcatcagagatgcaggcttttgaactgtccactgataacaaccTAGATGGTCCGTCTCCTCTTTAGGCCACAGACCAGGGCATCCATgttttctaaaaagaatttcagatttttattcatctgaccATAGAACAGTGTTCCGTTTCGCtttagaccattttaaatggattttggccctgagaacacagcagcatttctgcatTGTGTTCAGAATCTATGAATCTTTctatgatattatatactgtagatggtgggatctcaATTCaatacattgaggaacatttttctgaagttgttccacaatttcagtttttcacagattggtgacaaattttttatttctgttttcacatcATTCCAATTGGAATTGTGGTTGTCGCCCTAGGTAAAATCTGTAGTTACGCTTGCcccctttaaaaaatgtataaatcacACTTATGTATAGCATTTTTGGGAGGTGGAATCCCATCacttaaaataacacattttggtCCCTGTTTTTTCTGTATTCTGATTCAAAAGGGTTGTTAATCTGCCACATACACTTTTAAGTACAACACACAAATTGAAATCTTTAACTGAAGTGTTTATTACATATTAAACTTTGAACTTTTCTCATTTAACCTGTTACTGTTTGACCACAAATATAACTGCAGCATGAACATATTATGTTGCCTTGTTATTCACTGGTTCAGGTATCGAGTTtagtctccctctagtggaggagaggaggaggagcaaggACCAACAGTACCTAACCCAGGGAGAGgatgaaaagcagaaatcagaggagtaattgtgtttttcctttttattctgttttaatttatgttagttaatttattttaatacaaatgcttaaacagttttttttctctacttgTGATTGGTCACTAGTCAAACTGCTAGCCTGGattactttgtgttttccatAGCCCTCCATTGTTGTCAAAAAGCTAGTAAAACACATTCCGATAGACTGCTCCACTGGAAGAAATATGTCTTAATTCCAAAACATGTAGTTaacaaaaatatgcatttctttGTACTGTGGCCAGTCAACTGGGCATAAATGTTATCTCTGGTTATTTTGTGGCGATTCACGCATTTACTTATGTTGTTTTGCAATGATGTAATATGTTGTCATGGGAAAACGGATAGGAGGCTTagcttatcttttttttaaacgatAAGTGAaatctaaatataataaatcaatAGCTGGTGCGATTTAAATGAGGGGCAGAGCCTGGGCATGGTGTACAGGAGTCACGAAATGACATACAGGACATGAGGCATggtgcgactgtggcgcaggaaggtagagtggttgtccactgCTAGGAccgaaaaacagaagaaaattgGGGGGAGGGAGAAGAAGCTGTGCCAGCTTACTCACTTTAAATCCGCCAGACAATTTGCTACTCTGTCCACACACAGGCTTACTTGGACATCACCTGGAGTTTTTAAGGGGTAATGTCCAGAGAAGTTGATGGTTGTGGTGCAATTGTGAAAGCAGCTTAAGTATCAGCCCTGTGATAAAATGAAGACATGTCCACAGTGTAACCTGCACTTCGACCAGTGCTAATGCTTACTGTTATTGTGACACTAATTTTGATTGTAGGTGTTCTGAGCTGAAACAGTGTGTGGAATGTGATGGTGATGAGGAAGTACATGATGGATACAATGATGATGAAGACAGCAGCTTCTCCTGGTTAAAGGAAATGGGAGTCCAGGACAAAATCAAGAAGCCAGATAGCATCACCATACAACTGTATCTTTTTGCTGATAGTCACTGTCAGCTAATAATCTTCTGACTTATGGGGACATCCCTGAGTCCTGCTTTATGTAATATAACTGTAGGAACAACCAGTTACAATCCTTGACCGAAATGACATAGTCGTAAGGAGAGCCACACTGTGTCTCTAGACCATAAACCAgagtctgtggtgtgtgtggaaGAATCAAACACTTTCACCCTCATTAATTTTCTCATAAATTATAAGGGTCTGGTGGCTGCAGCG of Channa argus isolate prfri chromosome 23, Channa argus male v1.0, whole genome shotgun sequence contains these proteins:
- the LOC137108829 gene encoding protein downstream neighbor of son homolog isoform X1 gives rise to the protein MSKQEGYSPSFKRPAEIMRMRRRRARSDAGVFSSPSGHDSTGCTRQSSSSVACVRPFSPGPLFNSQNRSGGGIKRRNPFASIENTFSPKKKFLVSNDNGNTEAADSSRIKTSTEEEEDEDMSTKRECQGLLSFSGSLNNAEKLEHQDISSKKRLSLSEDDSLFEEEEEGIKHPLIKSPKAIAPASIVPPVCTEYPADWSLKTRLLFTSPLSLSWAEQPKAQEQALGLSQHCRAQFSTLPHSLQDPRSCSELRCTFQQSLLYWQHPSLPWISLFPRINAERSFTGKSTPWAQDTTLQQSLMSEWSISLSSLYSLLKARLCPYFYLCSYQFTVLFRAAGIGGSSRITALISPTTRGLREAMKAEGIEFSLPLVEERRRSKDQQYLTQGEDEKQKSEECSELKQCVECDGDEEVHDGYNDDEDSSFSWLKEMGVQDKIKKPDSITIQLRKESHTVSLDHKPESVVCVEESNTFTLINFLINYKGLVAAAGSQTGLPPTLLAPVAFSGATMHKLKARSVNVKSQIGSSYQNISSMEITGPILPSCLHAITTLLKHSQKGNFSATLYPHAPTAVMNIHTTKQQQCTAETVDLSGCGLHPASIQQLQQPSTLGKTALTHINMNNHSYIWKN
- the LOC137108829 gene encoding protein downstream neighbor of son homolog isoform X2 translates to MSKQEGYSPSFKRPAEIMRMRRRRARSDAGVFSSPSGHDSTGCTRQSSSSVACVRPFSPGPLFNSQNRSGGGIKRRNPFASIENTFSPKKKFLVSNDNGNTEAADSSRIKTSTEEEEDEDMSTKRECQGLLSFSGSLNNAEKLEHQDISSKKRLSLSEDDSLFEEEEEGIKHPLIKSPKAIAPASIVPPVCTEYPADWSLKTRLLFTSPLSLSWAEQPKAQEQALGLSQHCRAQFSTLPHSLQDPRSCSELRCTFQQSLLYWQHPSLPWISLFPRINAERSFTGKSTPWAQDTTLQQSLMSEWSISLSSLYSLLKARLCPYFYLCSYQFTVLFRAAGIGGSSRITALISPTTRGLREAMKAEGIEFSLPLVEERRRSKDQQYLTQGEDEKQKSEECSELKQCVECDGDEEVHDGYNDDEDSSFSWLKEMGVQDKIKKPDSITIQLRKESHTVSLDHKPESVVCVEESNTFTLINFLINYKGLVAAAGSQTGLPPTLLAPVAFSGATMHKLKARSVNVKSQIGSSYQNISSMEITGPILPSCLHAITTLLKHSQKGNFSATLYPHAPTAVMNIHTTKQQCTAETVDLSGCGLHPASIQQLQQPSTLGKTALTHINMNNHSYIWKN
- the LOC137108829 gene encoding protein downstream neighbor of son homolog isoform X3, with amino-acid sequence MSKQEGYSPSFKRPAEIMRMRRRRARSDAGVFSSPSGHDSTGCTRQSSSSVACVRPFSPGPLFNSQNRSGGGIKRRNPFASIENTFSPKKKFLVSNDNGNTEAADSSRIKTSTEEEEDEDMSTKRECQGLLSFSGSLNNAEKLEHQDISSKSPKAIAPASIVPPVCTEYPADWSLKTRLLFTSPLSLSWAEQPKAQEQALGLSQHCRAQFSTLPHSLQDPRSCSELRCTFQQSLLYWQHPSLPWISLFPRINAERSFTGKSTPWAQDTTLQQSLMSEWSISLSSLYSLLKARLCPYFYLCSYQFTVLFRAAGIGGSSRITALISPTTRGLREAMKAEGIEFSLPLVEERRRSKDQQYLTQGEDEKQKSEECSELKQCVECDGDEEVHDGYNDDEDSSFSWLKEMGVQDKIKKPDSITIQLRKESHTVSLDHKPESVVCVEESNTFTLINFLINYKGLVAAAGSQTGLPPTLLAPVAFSGATMHKLKARSVNVKSQIGSSYQNISSMEITGPILPSCLHAITTLLKHSQKGNFSATLYPHAPTAVMNIHTTKQQQCTAETVDLSGCGLHPASIQQLQQPSTLGKTALTHINMNNHSYIWKN
- the LOC137108829 gene encoding protein downstream neighbor of son homolog isoform X4; amino-acid sequence: MSKQEGYSPSFKRPAEIMRMRRRRARSDAGVFSSPSGHDSTGCTRQSSSSVACVRPFSPGPLFNSQNRSGGGIKRRNPFASIENTFSPKKKFLVSNDNGNTEAADSSRIKTSTEEEEDEDMSTKRECQGLLSFSGSLNNAEKLEHQDISSKSPKAIAPASIVPPVCTEYPADWSLKTRLLFTSPLSLSWAEQPKAQEQALGLSQHCRAQFSTLPHSLQDPRSCSELRCTFQQSLLYWQHPSLPWISLFPRINAERSFTGKSTPWAQDTTLQQSLMSEWSISLSSLYSLLKARLCPYFYLCSYQFTVLFRAAGIGGSSRITALISPTTRGLREAMKAEGIEFSLPLVEERRRSKDQQYLTQGEDEKQKSEECSELKQCVECDGDEEVHDGYNDDEDSSFSWLKEMGVQDKIKKPDSITIQLRKESHTVSLDHKPESVVCVEESNTFTLINFLINYKGLVAAAGSQTGLPPTLLAPVAFSGATMHKLKARSVNVKSQIGSSYQNISSMEITGPILPSCLHAITTLLKHSQKGNFSATLYPHAPTAVMNIHTTKQQCTAETVDLSGCGLHPASIQQLQQPSTLGKTALTHINMNNHSYIWKN